TCAGACCAGAGAGATTCAGagtaaatgacaaaacattaaaataactaatgattatcaaatgcagCACTAAATctatgcttacatgaatattttacataGGTTTGCATTTTATATCCATgtataatttttgttaaaaaaaataatgatgaaatgtaatgtgtaatttaattaattactttagtaaagtaattgtaatttaattaattacatttcaaaaactgtgtaatgtgtaattgatgtaattgatcatttttgcaatgtaatgtgtaatttaattaattacattccaatgtaattgaccccaagtctggttCTATGCATAAGCGTTGACATCTATATATGACAGTGATTACTATGATTGTTAATTTTTACTATTAACTTGTCTTAtaaatgaaaaagagtaaaatttcaaaatttaaaggtCTGCTAACTTGCCCCTACATGTATGAAAAAGAATTTAACCACACTGCATTAATTAGTACCAACTAGGATCAATTATGAAAAGaagtttcatcaaaatcaaaattaattataattatcatttaatattCCCTTGACCAGATGTATGCTATGAACAAGAGCTTCAGTTTCCAAGGCTTCCACTTTAAGCTACATGTAATCATGTCTTAGTCATTCCAACACCTCTCTAcagtcaaaacaaatattttcatcagAAAGACTTCTAGTTAGGGTGCTACCATTTTCTATGTCCAATATAACTTCatataaaaaagaggatgtggtatgattgccaataagacaactctccacaagagaccaaaatgacacagaaattgacaactatacacattaaaatataggtcactgtacggccttcatatatagatataggaagatgtggtatgagtgccaacgagacaactctccatccaaataacaatttataaaagtcaaccattataggtcaatgtacggccttcaatacacAGCCTTTGATCAcgccgaacaacaagctataaagggccccaaaattactagtgtaaaaccataaaaatgggaaaaccaacggtctaatctatataaaaaaatacgaGAAACATTACGTATAAATTACATAgaaaaacgacaactactgtacatgtacagtattatatgaattatcaaaacaaaatgagtCTTCTCATGTCAGGGTACAATACATATGTATGATGACTCTTATATTTTGAAAGGTAACAAACTTGTCCCAATTAGTAGTGGACAGGTGTTGAAGTGTGACTTCTACCTTGTATTTGTGCCATGCATGTCAAACAGTCTGATACATACAGCACACGATTGACATGCAGTACATACATAACAGTTTTAGACAATTATGCTTATATAACTCATAGTAGCTAGTATTATATTCTATAAACTGCATGTCCATTATTTATTATTctattattgtaatttaaattgtattatggagaagacttcgtaagtatgatttacttgtgtctaatccattttacaaatataatatttataaattaaacatgTAAGTAAAACTTTAGTATTTTATTCTATTATGGTTCACATTTTAAACAGTAACGTTTCGTTCAATAGGTAGCAGCATTACAACCCTATGGAGCTTTTATTAAAATTCCAGGCTACAGAAAGCAAGGTTTGTTACACACAAAATTAATGCGTGTTTGTAATTTGTAAAAAgagaagaaagataccaaagtgacattcaaacccataaattgaaaaaaaaacctgacagctctatgacaaaacaaataatttattgaaaGACAAACAAGAGAATACAAAGAACAACATAGAAAATCATACATGTAGACTGAGATACATTTACATGCACCCCACCTTTGGAAAGGCTACCATATAAACTTCCCACATGCTTTGATCATTACAAATGAACAAATACATTAACAGACAGTATAAGAACTTATATACTCTTCTCACATGCTATAAATCATGATAAATTCAGTATTCTAGATCTGACGAAGGGCAAAGTTATTACAAAATAAGGAGACAaagtatttatatcaattttaaaaggTTCAGGATAGTAACATGTATCCTGCAAGTTTTCTTCTTCAGtttgcatttattattgatatataaaatgagctatataatataatatttcatcTTTTTCTTGATAAAGGTCTGGTCCATAAGTCACAGATGTCTAAAGCTAGGGTGGAGGACCCTTCAGAAATGTTAGCTGTTGGAGAGATGGTGTATTGTAAAGTTGTGTCAGTAGaggtatataacatgtataagttaaaTGATTAAGAGGGTGGAGGACCCTTCAGAAATGTTAGCTGTTGGAGAGATGGTGTATTGTAAAGTTGTGTCAGTAGaggtatataacatgtataagttaaaTGATTAAGAGGGTGGAGGACCCTTCAGAAATGTTAGCTGTTGGGGAGATGGTGTATTGTAAAGTTGTGTCAGTTGTGTGGGCATGGGTAAAGAAACATGGAAAAGAGGGTCAAGAAACAAGGTGCCAGGATGAGGGAAGCCTGAGTCGGGTCTGTAAACAGGGAAAAGTTTTAAAAGGAATGTGCTATGAAAAGAATTTGACCTATTTTCGTCTATAAGAATATTTGAATACTGCTTATTTTAATTCCGACTTACTCAATAAATAACATCCcattgatttttaaatcactaGACAATGTCAaattaactaaaaataaaaacttgactGACAAAAGGTTCGTAATCTTAGAATAAATAATACAATCTTCAAATGTGAGTAACATAATTTCAAACActgaaaacataacatttttCTAAAAGAATTTTGTGAATGTCTTAATTCATGGTAGAAGATGCTGACAcactcattatatattttttttattgctaccgatgtaatatttaattgtatatattttagtaATGAGTTATATATTCAGGGAGATAAGATTGTTCTGTAAGTTctataattgtatatatttagtTATGAGTTATATATTTAGGGAGATAAGATTGGACTGTAAGTTACTGATgtattatataatgtatatattttagttATGAGTTATATATTCAGGGAGATAAGATTGGTCTGTCTATGAAGGTTATCAACCAAACCACTGGTAAAGATGAGGATGCAGAAAATGTTCAACTAAGGTAAGAGTCATCTTTCttttaattgatttgaaattGGGTGTGTGGGCTGGTTGAAACCAAGAAATTAAAGTAGCCCTTGGCCATCAGACAACTATCTGGTCCACATGAATTTGACTTTTCACAGTTTTCAGCACAAAAGGTTGGCATAATTTCATAAGGCCAagtaaaaaatatatgtgtggttccagtcaCCCTTCATACCCTACTTTTTAGCCTAAATAATAGCCTAAcctaaagatttttttgtcatttttcattgtAACTGGAACCATagaaaaactaacagcctaatttatgtacaaaaaatgttttttacgaAGCCATTTTACTAACTTCTGATTAGACTTCTTAATATTGCAATTTGTTCTTGCAACAAATTTATCATGCAAAAAGGCCTTTCATGTACTCTTGTCTCATCTGCTTATTATATTCATACTTATATGGTTGGTTCAATTTTCTATTATGCATATTTTCAGTTTGGATGAAAGAAAAAATAGGAAAGGATTTCGGAGTGAGAGAGCAAAAATAGAATTGGGTGCTGTCTTTGATACAACATGCAAGAAGTGTGGTGGCCATGGTAAtatttttcactaaaataaatgatCACAAAATTTGAAAAGTTGGAACTTTAAAACTTCACTGCTTAAAAACTTCACTCTGTCTAATTCTTAGAGTGcaagtttatttacatatttgtttggttgtttttcttttatctaaTCAATAACAAAGTATAAGATATCTCGCtgtataaaaataattagatGCAACCTAGACAACTATTTACCAATAAACAAGGGatgaaaaaataatcattgatcaCCATATAGCCTACATTGATGAACAAAACCCATTGTAAGCTGTAGCATTGGTCCTCTGTCAGTCAATTTGATTTAACTCTTTTTCATATAAATAGCttcaaaaatttgttttaaaaaaaaaattatggaagTATTTGTTGATATtagttggttaaaaaaaatacctgaaaATTTCATGACACAAAATTACTACATACACAGGAAAATATCAAAGCAAACTAATCTCAATGTCACAGTACAGCTTTCAACTTGAATAAGTTATtggtattaagttttttttttttgcccttaTAAATATTTTCTCTGTTAAtctgtaaatttatttaatatgaacTTTGTTATTTGGAGTCTTTCTCAAATACCAACTACCAATTTGGTGTACCTTCTCCTTGAAACATAATATTGAAGTTACAAAGATAAACAAAAGAGGAAATTTATCTACcttcatgtattatttttttgtaggACATTTGGCTCAAGACTGTTTCCATGCAAAAGGAGGCAAGGCATATGAACTAATACCAGAAGATGAAGTTATTTCACCTAGTAAAGAAACAGATACTTCATCTAGCAGGAAAAGAAAAAAGGTCAATACTTATTTAACTTACATTTCATGATTGGGTAAAAGATGGGCTGAGATATGCTTGCATATAAAAGAGTTATGATTGCAGAAATATTTTGCGTTTATAGTTGAGGTCTACATAGTAGAGAGTTACTGAATCAATATACTCTTACTCAATATTTAACTTCACACCAGCACCATATCATATGTCTAATTACAGGTTGAATAAGCATACTTTTCATGTTCTATGTGTTGTGTAATACTTTAGAACATACATATAGGAATACAATATGTATGATTGCAATATTGAATCAGCAAgttgtatactgtggattcattaatattcctTGGAGACCAATTTTCATGGATCTTGTGGGTACAGTGGATCCACGAAATTAACGAATTACAagttttctaaaggaatgtatgcaacCTTGCCAAAAACAACGAAATTCAATATCCATGAAAAGGCTAGTTTTCTTAAATCCACTAAAATTGGTACCctcaaaaaataaatgaatccatagtatgtAGTTTTAATACtcattaaggtggtatgggagtctaaaataaaaatgatagaatttgtgcatactttgccaaaacgtatctattgatatatgttcaaaaatataaataaaatgataggtgtgcattttctcaagctacagttTGTGGTTTATAATAAattaggaaaagatagctttcagacaatgctttgagaatatcaaaagaaaaggtAGGATCACCGTACGATTTTtacggctaaaatacaaaataggaaaattccatgtagattccttaaaaaaatgtagttttagagttatctccccttaaaatgctaatttttaaaacatttaaaaacaaccaaaattaatctacacttgtaaaaatattaatatttataaggtgtcataccaccaattacaccctcaaatttagaacgtatgtgaaagtaggcctactcggacaaaaaatagtgcatttgatgtcattgttcaccttaACTAACCAATAATTTGCAGAAATGAttttttgttgaaagagaaatatattaagaccattttgagccaaatttTACCTGTCAAggagtttgcatttaaaattgaggattaatgcactccatggtatactaatttaagatttccaaaaaaacaggggttatttttagtggtacctccttttgggagctctcttctttcttatatgattttgaaaattGGCATggagaaaggtgacacctgtacaattcaggatatacctagtttctatgaagttaaacttgaggtaaaatatttagaaagctgtgaaaattgcaaaatttggttgaacagaaaGGGACTTTaaattggtggtgtgacacctttaagttatattcttagaaattggttcttttaaatgaaaattcatattAGAAATCTgtattcctgcatcaaattttgctaacttgatagaaaatctggaccttaggttctcttttttttacaattcaagatTGCAAAAGACTTCCATACAACCTTAAGTTAAATTTCAGTGTCAGAATTGTAAAATACATTGTAGGACTAAAAAAAGATTGGAATGTAAACTTTATTACATATTTAGGACTCTCTTTCTGTTCATCTAAATAACATTGTTAGTTTTCAAAATGGTGTTTTCCTCACTTGATCATCTGATATCCATATCAGTTTGTATTTGCTTTGATCAAACAAGGTGAAGTTTGAAATTGCCATcaaaaattatttgtttcttcTCTTTGAATTTCGATGTATGTGTATTTCATATATATGGTGAGTTAAACTGATTTTTACTGATATCttagtttttgtcaaaattgttCCTGATGGTGTTAAGTTTTAATAAGTGAGGATATATACAGGAATATTTTCTACGGAAAGAAGAAGTCTGAATAGAAAAGTGTTGAAACAGTTACATGGTAAAATCCAGAAAGAATATACTAAATAGCAACTTATTGTTTTTagcatacttttttttttgcttaaaacGTCTCTTTCCAACTTCACTACAGTTTATTATTGAAATTTTCCAAATTGCTTTGGCTACAGGTTCGACTCcctttatttttctactcgcaaaAGTTGTGACGTTAAATCACTAATTAGAATCAGTTGGTAAAAAGTAAAGAAATTTCGTAAAAATCAACATGTTATAATAGATAACTTTTTATtacacagaaagaaaaaaaagaaaagaaagcaaAGAAATCTAAAAAACACCGTCATAGTGATTCATTATCAGAAGATGAAACAGGAAAATCTCATAAAAAGGTAGGTTATTGTTTGAAGGATGAAATATCTATATCACATTCTGAAATATCAAAGGGATCACATATTTCACTGATCATTTAAAGTCAATGGAATATAAAGAATGATACAGATTAACAGAGATGTAGATATGTAAAGTGGAATagatttgaaatatcaaaaccaGAACTTTCTGCTGAAATTGAATAATTAGGCAAAAATAGTAAACTTCGAGTTTAAGATAAAATGTTATGATCTGACATGTTTTCAATAATTACTGAATGATTTTACCTCCAATATATTCAAGTTCAAAGGAGATGTTGAAGGTCAATGAGATattaagtaaaaagtaaaatcacaaaaacactgaactctgaggaaaattcaaaatggatagtccataatcaaatggcaaaatctaatgataaaacacatcaaacgaatggacaacaactgtcataatcctgacttgatacaggcattttcaaaagtagaaaatggtggattgaaccttgttttatagtgctaaacctctcacttgtatgacagtcacatcgatttgcattatattgacaatgatgcatgaacaaaatgtcacaattATGTGAATTATTGATACTCCCTTTGAAGAAGTAAATCCAAAGACATTTcatgatttaagaaaattttccAGGCTTGATTAATTTCTAGATATGATAACTATTCCATATCATTGATAATTATTAATAATCCTTTGAAAAATGATGTGGGAAAGACATGACATGATTTCAGAAAATTTTCCAGGCGTGATTAATTTCCAAATATTATAGCTAATCCATATCATAggacaaagttcaaatgaaatgttgCAAAGTTATAACAAAAAGATTTAGTTATAA
Above is a window of Mytilus galloprovincialis chromosome 7, xbMytGall1.hap1.1, whole genome shotgun sequence DNA encoding:
- the LOC143081589 gene encoding zinc finger CCHC domain-containing protein 17-like isoform X2, which codes for MSSPPKYKERRSSSGPIDVPALYSVFNGEVAALQPYGAFIKIPGYRKQGLVHKSQMSKARVEDPSEMLAVGEMVYCKVVSVEGDKIGLSMKVINQTTGKDEDAENVQLSLDERKNRKGFRSERAKIELGAVFDTTCKKCGGHGHLAQDCFHAKGGKAYELIPEDEVISPSKETDTSSSRKRKKKHKKHKHHHHKHEKKSRQDNSSSSSDG
- the LOC143081589 gene encoding zinc finger CCHC domain-containing protein 17-like isoform X1, which gives rise to MSSPPKYKERRSSSGPIDVPALYSVFNGEVAALQPYGAFIKIPGYRKQGLVHKSQMSKARVEDPSEMLAVGEMVYCKVVSVEGDKIGLSMKVINQTTGKDEDAENVQLSLDERKNRKGFRSERAKIELGAVFDTTCKKCGGHGHLAQDCFHAKGGKAYELIPEDEVISPSKETDTSSSRKRKKKEKKEKKAKKSKKHRHSDSLSEDETGKSHKKKHKKHKHHHHKHEKKSRQDNSSSSSDG